CTCGTCGTGGGTGCGGAAGGTCAGCAGCACCACCACCGGACCGAAGATCTCCTCCTGCGCGATCGTCGCCGCAGGCTGCACATTGGTGAACAGCGTCGGCGGATAGAAGAGCCCTTCGGTGGGCACCTGCCACGACGGCTGCCAGCAGCGCGCCCCCTCCGCGATTCCCTGCTCCACCATCGCGCCGATCCGTTCGAGTTGCACCGGCGCCACGATCGCGCCGATGTCGACCGACTTGTCGAGCGGCGAGCCGACGCGCAAACGCTCCATCCGGGCGCGCAACTTCTCCGTCAGCCGCTCCGCGATTCCCTCGGCGACGAGAATGCGCGACCCGGCGCAACAGACCTGCCCCTGGTTGAACCAGATGGCGTCGACCACGCCTTCCACCACTGAGTCGAGATCCGCGTCCTCGAAGACGATGAACGGCGACTTCCCGCCGAGCTCCAGCGACAACTTCTTGCCGCTCCCCGCGGTGGCGGCGCGAATCGCGCGGCCGACCTCGGTCGAGCCGGTGAAGGCGACCTTGTCGACGTCGGGGTGGTTCACCAGCGCCGCACCGGTCCGGCCATCGCCGGTGATGATGTTCACCACGCCGGCCGGAAAGCCGATCTCCTCGAGCATCGAGGCGAAGCAGAGTGCGGTCAGCGGCGTGAACTCCGCCGGCTTGAGCACCACGGTGTTTCCGGCGGCGAGGGCCGGCGCGATCTTCCACGACAGCATCAGCAGCGGGAAGTTCCACGGAATCACCTGCCCCACGACGCCGACGGCGCCCATCCCCGGGAACTCGCGGTCGAGCAGTTGCGCCCAGCCGGCATGGTGCAGGAAGTGCCGCGCCACCAACGGGATGTCGATATCGCGCGATTCGCGGATCGGCTTGCCGTTGTCGAGCGACTCGACCACGGAGAAGAGTCGGGCATGCCGCTGCACGCCGCGCGCGAGTGCGTAGAGCCAGCGCGCACGACCATGGCCGCCAAGGGCTTGCCACCCCGGCAACGCGTTGCGCGCCGCGGCCACGGCCGACGCCACCAGCGCGTCGTCGCCCTGACTCACCTGCGCCAACTCCCCACCCGTGGCCGGATTGGCGACCGCGAAGGTGTCGACCGGCGACGTCCACGCTCCGCCAACGAATTGCCCGAACCGGCGCCCATGCCGCTCCAGCCACTCGTTGGCCAGCGCCGCCGACTCCGGTGCCGGGCTCCACGCCATCGATTCAAACGCATCACGTACAGTCGTCATCGCAAGGACCCGAGGGTTCGGTGTACAGATGATCGATGATCGATCATCGATGATCGATCATCGTTAGGCGAGCGGATGCCGATGATTCGCCGAGTACCGTCCCGTCACGTGGTGCTCGAGCTGCCGTTCGATGTCGGTCAGCAGCGAGCTCGCCCCGAAGCGGAACAGGTCCGGGCGGAGCCAGCGATCGCCGAGCTCCTCCTTCATCATCGCCAGCCAATCCAGCGACTCCTTCGCCTTGCGGATGCCGCCCGCGGGCTTGAAGCCGACGATGTGGCCGGTGCGCTCGCGGTAGTCGCGGATCAGGCGTGCCATCACGATCCCGACCGGGAGCGTGGCATTCACCGGCTCCTTGCCGGTACTCGTCTTGATGAAGTCGGCGCCAGCCATCATCGCCACGGCGGACGCGCGGGCAACATCGCGCAACGTTCCCAGTTCACCGGTGGCGAGGATCGCCTTGAGGTGGGCATCGCCGCACGCCTCGCGGAAGGCGCGGACCTCGTCGTACAGGGCCTGCCAATTGCCCGTCAGCACGTGGGCGCGGGTGATCACGATGTCGATTTCGTGCGCGCCATCCGCCACCGAGGCCTCGATCTCCATCAGCCGCGTGCGGAACGGGGAGAGTCCCGCCGGGAAGCCGGTCGAGACCGCCGCGACTGGGATGCCGCTGCCGGCCAGTGCCTCGACGGCGGTGCGGACGAAGGCATGGTAGACACAGACGGCGGCGACCTGGATGGGGGTGTCGGCCATGCCGAGGGCGTCGAGGAGGTCGGCGCGCACCGGTCGACGCGCCTTGGCACAGAGCCGCCGGACGCGCCCGTCGGTGTCGTCACCTTGCAGCGTCGTGAGGTCCATCAAGGTGATGGCGCGCAGCAGCCACCCCGCCTGCCAGGCACTCTTCACCGAACGGCGCGTGGGAATCGTGGCGGCGCGGCGCTCGACCGCGCTGCGATTGACGCGCAGGTCGCGCACCCAATCGAGATCGAGCGGCACCCCGGGGTTCCTGGGGAAGGTGCCGGCCGGTGGCTCGACGCGCGGCACGTACTCCGGCGCGGTGCGCCCGCTCCGAGCGCGGTGATCGATGCTGGTCATCGTGTCGACTCCCCCCAGCTCCGGGCGGCGAGGAGTTCCTCGCGGCGCGCCCAGAGCTTCGGATCACGAAAGAGCGTGACCAGCACGGCGCCGGTCACGAAACCGCCAATGTGGGCCCAGACGGCGACGCCGCCCACCTGGTCGAACTGCGCATTCACCACCTGCATCACGAACCAGAGCCCCAGCATCAGCCAGGCGGGGACCGTCAATCGGAAGAAGATGATCAGCAGCGGGACCACGGTGTGCACCCGCACCTGCGGGTAGAGCACGATGTACGCCCCCATCACGCCGGAGATCGCGCCGCTCGCCCCGACCATCGGCACCGCACTCCCCGGTCCGACCGCGACCTGCGCCAACGCCGCCGCGATTCCGGCGAGGAGGTAGAAGCCGAGGAAGCGACGGTGTCCCATGGCGTCCTCGACGTTGTTGCCGAAGATCCAGAGGAACCAGCAGTTGCCCAGCAGGTGCAGCCAGCCGCCGTGAAGGAACATCGACGTGACCACCGTCCGCCACGGTCGGCCTGGCTCGACCACACAGGAAATCCCATCGGCCACGGGGAAGGCGAACCCCACCGGCAGGCGCCCCAACAGATCCCCCGGCACCAGCCCCAGTTCGCACACCGAGGCGGCCAGCCGCTCCGGGGCACCGAGCCCTTGCACCACGACCCAGACGGCGAGATTGGCGGCGATCAGCGCCACCGTCACCACCGGGGTGAGGATCGAGGGGTTGTCGTCGCGGTAGGGGAACATGGTCCCGGGAATATACCGCCCGACCCCGCCCGCCTTACTGCGGCGGCGCGCCCCCGACATATTGAAGGCAATTCCACCCCAAAAACCCCGAGACTCCGTGGCCACCCCCCTGCGTGCCATCGATCCCGTCGCTGCCAGCACCCCCGCCGCCCCGGCACGGCCCGAGGACCGGACGATGCTGATCGACGCCCTCCGCGGCTTCGCGCTCTTCGGCGTCTGTCTCGGCAATATCCTCACCGGTTTTGCATGGTGGACGCCGACCGAGCACGCCCCCGTCACCTCGGCGCTGCAGCTCCCCAGCGACAACGCGGCGTATCTCCTGATCCATGCCTTTGTCGACGGCAAGTTCTACTCGATCTTCTCGCTCCTCTTCGGGCTCGGCTTCGCGCTGCAGTTGACGCGCCGGAGCGACGAGGCTGGCGCCCTCACGCTCTACCGCCGGCGCCTGCGGATCTTGATGGTGATCGGCCTCCTCCACTTGGCGCTCTTCTGGATCGGCGACATCCTCCTCTTCTATGCGTTGATGGGGATGGTGCTGCTGCGCTTGCGACAACTCCAGGACCGCCAGTTGTTGCGCTGGGTCGTCGTGCTGCTGCTGATGCCGGTGCTGTTCGCGCTGCCCAAGATGATCAGCCCGATGTTGACGCTCGGCCTGCCGTTCTTCCTCCCCGCGGAATTCGTCGCCAGAGCATTCGGCTTCGACCTCAACTCCCCCACGCTCATCACGGACATTTTCATTCATGGCGACTTGGCGACGGTGATGAAGGGGAACCTCGTCGGCGTCTGGTTTCGCTACGGCGACCTGCTCGACTCGGGACGGCCGTTCAAGGTGCTGGCGATGTTCCTGCTCGGGCTCCTGATCGGACGGCACCGTGCCTGGGAACAGCTTGACGCGCACGCCCCACTGCTTCGGCGAGTCCTGGCGTGGGGGCTCGCGATCGGCATCCCCGCATGCCTCGGCCAGGCCTGGGTCGCGAACCTTCCCGACGGCGAGAGTCTTGCCGGGTGGGGCGTCGTCGTTGACAGCAGCCTCTACGCACTCGGCGTCGTCCCGCTGGCCATGGCATATGCCGCCGGCTTCGTCCTCCTCTGGCGCCACCCGGCCTGGCAGCGACGTCTTGCCCTCCTCGCCCCGACTGGGCGCATGGCGCTCACCAACTACCTGATGCAGACGCTGATCGGCATCACCCTCTTCTACGGGATCGGCTTCGGACTCGGGATGCGCCTCGGGGCCACCTGGTTCCCGCCGCTCGCCCTGCTGATCCTGATCGCGCAGACGCTGTGCAGCCAATGGTGGCTGGCCCGCTACCGCTTCGGGCCGATGGAGTGGCTCTGGCGGAGCATCACCTATCGGCAGCGACAGCCGATGCGAATCTGACCACGGGCGGCCCCTCCTCTTTCGCAACGTCCGCCCGGACGCGATCATTCCTGCTTCCCCAACCCACGGAGCCCCCGATGCTTCACCGTGCCTTCCCTGCCCTGCTGCTCCTCGCCGCCTGTAGCAAGCCCGCCGAAACACCGCCGGCCGAAGTGGCGGTGGCACCGCCGGTCGTGACCTATACCGCGAGCGACTTCGCCTTCGCCGGTCCGGACACCATCGCGCCGGGCGTGACGACGATTCGTATGGTGAACACCGGCAAGCAGGAGCATCATCGGATTCTCGGCCAGCTCGCCAGCGGCACCACGCTGGAAGCGGTCATGGCGGAGATGCAGGCGAATCCGAATGGCGAGCCGAAGGGTCTGATCTGGGTTGGCGGCGCGGGCGGCGCGCTCCCGGCCGACTCGTCCGGCGCCATCACCGAGCTTGCGCCGGGCAAGTACGTCGCCTTCTGCTTCATCCCGGACCCGACCGATGGGGGCAAGCCACACATCATGAAGGGGATGCTCAAGGAGATCGTCGTCGCCGGCACGCCGAATGGCGCCGTGCTGCCCACGGCCGATCTCGAGATCCACCTGAGCGACTTCGCCTTCTCGCCGACGACGCTCACCGCAGGCACCCACACCATCAAGGTGATCAACGACGGCAAGCAGACGCACGAAATTGCGCTGACCCGTCTCGACGATGGGGCAACGGCCGAGTCGTTCCTCGCGGCGCTTGCGCCGGGCGCCAAGGGCCCACCGCCGGGCAAGCCGGTCGGCGGTAACGGTGCGATCTCCGCCGGCGGATCGAACTACCTGACCATCACGCTGACCAAGGGCACCTACCTGCTGACCTGCTTCGTCCCGGATACGGCCGACGGCGTGCCGCACGTGATGAAGGGGATGGTGCAGACGGTCATCGTCAACTGATGACGATCGGGGATGATCGATTGTCGATGATCGATGATCGATCATCCCCGACACAACCCACCGATGTGCCCCTCGGCTGCCCACGACGAGGGTCCGCGCGGAGTCAGGCCGTTGCGCGGCGCATCCTCGGGATCTTCGGGTGGCGAATGGCCGGGAGCCTGCCGGACGCGCCGCGCTTCGTCCTGATCGTGGCTCCCCACACGTCCAACTGGGACTTTCCGCTCGGCATCCTGGCGATGTTTGCGGTCGGCCTGCAGCTCACCTGGCTCGGCAAGCACACCCTCTTCCGCTTCCCCGTCCGCGGCCTGTTGCGATGGCTCGGTGGCGAACCGGTGGATCGATCCGCCCCGCACGGCGTCGTCGGTGCGGCGATCGAACGATTCCGTGATCGGCCGCAATGGGTGCTCGCCATCTCCCCCGAGGGCACGAGGCGCCGCATCCCGCAGTGGAAGAGTGGCTACCACCGTGTGGCCCACGGTGCCGGCGTCCCGATCCTCCCGGTCGCGATCGACTACCGCCGCCGGGTGATCGAGATCGGCACCCTCTTTCAGCCAACCGACGACGCCAGCGCCGACACGGCCGCACTCCGCAGCCGCTTCACCGCGGAGATGGCGCGCTACCCGGCGCTCTTCGCCACCGAGTCCTGACCCACCCGCGGCCCTTACCGGACCGCCCACCGACCCGCATATTCAGCCGTTCCGCCTGCCCGCGCCGCCCCACCCCCCTTGGGAGTTCCAGATGGCCGAGGCCACCCCCCCGCCACGCAAGCCATTCGACGACGAACTCGACGTCGCGGGCGTGACCCATGTCGGCAAGGTGCGACCGACCAACGAGGACCACTTCCTCCTCGGCTCGTTGCACAAGCATCTCGACATCCTCTCCACGTCGTTGCCGCAGGCGCATCATTTCCCCGGGACCGACGAGCGACTTGCCTTCCTTGCGATGATCGCCGACGGAGTCGGCGGCCGGTCGGCCGGGGAGGAAGCCAGTCGCGTGACCCTCGAGTCCGTGACGCGCTACGTCTCGAAGAGCCTGCAGTGCTACTACTCCGCCGATGCGCACGCCGACGACTTTGTCGACCTGTTGCAGGACGCGGTGATGCGCAGCCATGAGGAGTTGCTGGCACGCGCCGCCGCCGATCGCGACCTGCAGGGGATGGCCACCACGCTGACGCTCTGGCTCGGTGTCTGGCCGTGGACCTTCCTGATCCAGGTCGGTGATTCGCGCTACTACCAGTATCGTCGCGGTGTCCTGACCCAGGTGACGCGCGACCAGACGATGGCGCAGGAGCTGGTGGACCAGGGCGTGATGACCCGCTCGGTCGCCTTCGCCTCGCGGTGGGCCAACGTGCTGTCGAGCGCCATCGGCGGCCAGCAAACCGCACCGGTCGTCACGCGCATCGCCTCGGATTGGGAGAACATCCACCTCCTCTGCAGCGATGGCCTCACCAAGCACGTCAGCGACGACCGCATCGCCGAGTGCCTGCGCACCATGACCTCCTCCAAGCAGGCGTGCGACACCCTGTTGCAGGAAGCCCTCGATGGCGGCGGTACCGACAACGTCACCATCATCGTCGGCCGGGCGGTGCCCCGCCCCTCCCTGGAGGCTGCATGAAAGTGCCGGCGTTCGCGCTCGTCCTCGCGGCCACCGTCGTCGTCGCATCGCCCCCGATGGCCGACGAGGTGCCGCGAGTGGTCGCCAACGACAATCGGGTCCCGGGCGGCAACCTGGTCCGCGACACGCTGCACATCGCGCTGGTGCTGCAGCGTGCCGAGTGGTATCCGGAGGCGGAGAACGGCCCGCACGTGACGGTCGAAGCGTTCGGAGAGGCGGGCAAGGCACCGAGGATCCCTGCGCCACTCATCCGGGTGCGCGAAGGGACCGTGATTCGGGCCACAGTGCGGAACGCGTTGCCCGATTCGACCGCTTCCCTGATCGGGCTCGGCACGCACCCCGTTGCGACGACCGACACCGTGAAGGTGAAGCCGGGTGACTCCACCGTGGTCACCTTCCTGGCTGGTGCGCCGGGGACCTATCTCTACCGCGCCGTGATCGGCAACGACCCCGACACGCGCGAGGCGGAGCATGAGACCGCGGGCGGCGCCCTGGTCGTGGACCCGGTCGGGGGCTCGCCCCCCGACCGGATCTTCGTGATGAACATCACCTTTCAGGAGATCGACAGCACGCGGGTGAAGGAGGCGCTGGCGATCAACGGCAAGTCGTGGCCCCACACCGAGCGACTGACAATGTCGGTGGGCGACTCACTGCGGTGGCGCGTGGTCAACGGCACGTCCCGCGGGCACCCGATGCACATGCACGGCTTCTATTTCCGGACGACGGCCATCGGCACCGGTCTGGCCAGTACGGCGATTCCGTCCGATCAGCAGGCGCTTGAAGTGACCGACTCCTACCGCAAGTGGAGCACCCGCGACGTCGTCTGGTCGCCGGACCGGGCGGGCAACTGGCTCTTCCATTGCCACATCACGTTTCACGTCGTTCCGGAGGCACGTCTCGATTACGGTCCCACCGACGAACACCAGACGCACTCCACCGATCCGATGGCGCACATGGCGGGACTCGTGCTCGGGATGACCGTCGCCCCGAGTCGCGCGACGCCACCGGCCCCGACCCGCGTGCGCAAGCTGGCACTCTACGTCGATCAGGGCGGCCCGCGCGGTCGCGCCCCGTCGACCTTCAGCTACATCCTGAAGAACGGCCCCAAGGCACCGGCCGCGGACTCGATGCAGCGGATCGGCTCGACGCTCTTCCTGACCAGGGGAGAACGCTCCGACATCACGGTCCACAATCGCTCGAAGCAGGCGGGCGGCATCCACTGGCACGGGATCGAGCTGGAGAGCTGGTCCGACGGCGTGGTCGGATGGAGCAGCAAGGGCGCCGCAATGGCCCCGCCGATCGTGCCGGGTGGCACCTTCACCGCCCACTTGCTGACGCCGCGAGCCGGCACGTTCATGTACCACACCCACATGAACGATGTCGAGCAGGTCACCGGCGGCGCCGTCGGCGCGATCGTCGTCCTCGAGCCGGGGCAGCGTTTCGATCCGAGCCGCGACCACATTTTCCTCGCGCACTGGAACGGGGTCGACTACGACTCCAACGATCTGCCGAACCTGCTCATCAACGGCGACTCGCTTTCCGATACGCCCCGGACGCTGGCGCTCGGCGTGACCCACCGCATCCGGATCGTCAATATCGGACCAGCGGGGATCGTCCAGTTCACGATGCGCCAGGACACCACCACCCACAGTTGGCGCGCGCTCGCGAAGGACGGCGCCGACCTGCCGGTCGTGAGGCGCACGGCGCGGCCAGCGCTGGTGCGAGTCGATGCCGGCGAGACCTACGACTTCGAGTTCACCCCGACCGTCGCCGGCCGCTACAGCCTCGAAGCGGCATTCAAGCCGCCGGCGCGGTGGCGACAGCAGTTCATCGTGCGCTGAACGTGGCCGGTCTGTCGGGTCGGGAGTAGCTTTCGGAGATCTCCTCTCCTCCCCGATCCGAGGCCGCACCATGCTGCATCCCGTCACCCGAGCAGGCCTTGCCCTGCTCGCCCTGCTCCCCGCCAGCCTCAGCGCCCAAACTGGTCAGACCGCAGTGTCCGCGGTCAACTCGGCGCTCCTCGAGGGCCTCCGCTACCGATTGGTGGGCCCC
The DNA window shown above is from Gemmatimonadota bacterium and carries:
- a CDS encoding aldehyde dehydrogenase family protein translates to MAWSPAPESAALANEWLERHGRRFGQFVGGAWTSPVDTFAVANPATGGELAQVSQGDDALVASAVAAARNALPGWQALGGHGRARWLYALARGVQRHARLFSVVESLDNGKPIRESRDIDIPLVARHFLHHAGWAQLLDREFPGMGAVGVVGQVIPWNFPLLMLSWKIAPALAAGNTVVLKPAEFTPLTALCFASMLEEIGFPAGVVNIITGDGRTGAALVNHPDVDKVAFTGSTEVGRAIRAATAGSGKKLSLELGGKSPFIVFEDADLDSVVEGVVDAIWFNQGQVCCAGSRILVAEGIAERLTEKLRARMERLRVGSPLDKSVDIGAIVAPVQLERIGAMVEQGIAEGARCWQPSWQVPTEGLFYPPTLFTNVQPAATIAQEEIFGPVVVLLTFRTHDEAVEIANNSRYGLAASVWSDNLNLALDVAPRLKAGTVWVNCTNLFDASAGFGGYRESGYGREGGREGMYEYLAPVHGERVEREARSEKREASGDAAAVGADGMPPIDRTPKLYIGGKQARPDSGYVLPVFGADGHRVGEVGRGNRKDIRNAVEVAHAAQGKWASATAHTRAQVLYFLGENLAARQSEFAARLTALTGQDGAREAEAAVRRCFTWAAWADKYDGAVHHTPLRNVTLAMPEALGVIGIRCPDEAPLLGLLSTVLPAIAMGNAVVAIPSTTAPLLATDLYQVLDTSDVPGGVINLVTGTIAELLAPLASHDDVDACWCFGTQAEAAEVERLSTGNLKRTWTESWLRDWEDAAMAEGTEFLRQATQVKNIWVPYGA
- the deoC gene encoding deoxyribose-phosphate aldolase: MTSIDHRARSGRTAPEYVPRVEPPAGTFPRNPGVPLDLDWVRDLRVNRSAVERRAATIPTRRSVKSAWQAGWLLRAITLMDLTTLQGDDTDGRVRRLCAKARRPVRADLLDALGMADTPIQVAAVCVYHAFVRTAVEALAGSGIPVAAVSTGFPAGLSPFRTRLMEIEASVADGAHEIDIVITRAHVLTGNWQALYDEVRAFREACGDAHLKAILATGELGTLRDVARASAVAMMAGADFIKTSTGKEPVNATLPVGIVMARLIRDYRERTGHIVGFKPAGGIRKAKESLDWLAMMKEELGDRWLRPDLFRFGASSLLTDIERQLEHHVTGRYSANHRHPLA
- a CDS encoding rhomboid family intramembrane serine protease, with translation MFPYRDDNPSILTPVVTVALIAANLAVWVVVQGLGAPERLAASVCELGLVPGDLLGRLPVGFAFPVADGISCVVEPGRPWRTVVTSMFLHGGWLHLLGNCWFLWIFGNNVEDAMGHRRFLGFYLLAGIAAALAQVAVGPGSAVPMVGASGAISGVMGAYIVLYPQVRVHTVVPLLIIFFRLTVPAWLMLGLWFVMQVVNAQFDQVGGVAVWAHIGGFVTGAVLVTLFRDPKLWARREELLAARSWGESTR
- a CDS encoding DUF418 domain-containing protein, translating into MATPLRAIDPVAASTPAAPARPEDRTMLIDALRGFALFGVCLGNILTGFAWWTPTEHAPVTSALQLPSDNAAYLLIHAFVDGKFYSIFSLLFGLGFALQLTRRSDEAGALTLYRRRLRILMVIGLLHLALFWIGDILLFYALMGMVLLRLRQLQDRQLLRWVVVLLLMPVLFALPKMISPMLTLGLPFFLPAEFVARAFGFDLNSPTLITDIFIHGDLATVMKGNLVGVWFRYGDLLDSGRPFKVLAMFLLGLLIGRHRAWEQLDAHAPLLRRVLAWGLAIGIPACLGQAWVANLPDGESLAGWGVVVDSSLYALGVVPLAMAYAAGFVLLWRHPAWQRRLALLAPTGRMALTNYLMQTLIGITLFYGIGFGLGMRLGATWFPPLALLILIAQTLCSQWWLARYRFGPMEWLWRSITYRQRQPMRI
- a CDS encoding lysophospholipid acyltransferase family protein — encoded protein: MTIGDDRLSMIDDRSSPTQPTDVPLGCPRRGSARSQAVARRILGIFGWRMAGSLPDAPRFVLIVAPHTSNWDFPLGILAMFAVGLQLTWLGKHTLFRFPVRGLLRWLGGEPVDRSAPHGVVGAAIERFRDRPQWVLAISPEGTRRRIPQWKSGYHRVAHGAGVPILPVAIDYRRRVIEIGTLFQPTDDASADTAALRSRFTAEMARYPALFATES
- a CDS encoding serine/threonine-protein phosphatase yields the protein MAEATPPPRKPFDDELDVAGVTHVGKVRPTNEDHFLLGSLHKHLDILSTSLPQAHHFPGTDERLAFLAMIADGVGGRSAGEEASRVTLESVTRYVSKSLQCYYSADAHADDFVDLLQDAVMRSHEELLARAAADRDLQGMATTLTLWLGVWPWTFLIQVGDSRYYQYRRGVLTQVTRDQTMAQELVDQGVMTRSVAFASRWANVLSSAIGGQQTAPVVTRIASDWENIHLLCSDGLTKHVSDDRIAECLRTMTSSKQACDTLLQEALDGGGTDNVTIIVGRAVPRPSLEAA
- a CDS encoding multicopper oxidase domain-containing protein produces the protein MKVPAFALVLAATVVVASPPMADEVPRVVANDNRVPGGNLVRDTLHIALVLQRAEWYPEAENGPHVTVEAFGEAGKAPRIPAPLIRVREGTVIRATVRNALPDSTASLIGLGTHPVATTDTVKVKPGDSTVVTFLAGAPGTYLYRAVIGNDPDTREAEHETAGGALVVDPVGGSPPDRIFVMNITFQEIDSTRVKEALAINGKSWPHTERLTMSVGDSLRWRVVNGTSRGHPMHMHGFYFRTTAIGTGLASTAIPSDQQALEVTDSYRKWSTRDVVWSPDRAGNWLFHCHITFHVVPEARLDYGPTDEHQTHSTDPMAHMAGLVLGMTVAPSRATPPAPTRVRKLALYVDQGGPRGRAPSTFSYILKNGPKAPAADSMQRIGSTLFLTRGERSDITVHNRSKQAGGIHWHGIELESWSDGVVGWSSKGAAMAPPIVPGGTFTAHLLTPRAGTFMYHTHMNDVEQVTGGAVGAIVVLEPGQRFDPSRDHIFLAHWNGVDYDSNDLPNLLINGDSLSDTPRTLALGVTHRIRIVNIGPAGIVQFTMRQDTTTHSWRALAKDGADLPVVRRTARPALVRVDAGETYDFEFTPTVAGRYSLEAAFKPPARWRQQFIVR